The following is a genomic window from Treponema pallidum subsp. pallidum str. Nichols.
GGTGTTCTGCAATGAGCATGAAGTTTTTAGGACCACGTTGCGACATCCACATCGGAGGGGTGGATCATATTCGTGTGCATCACCGTAACGAGCGTGCTCAGTGTGAAGCAATTACTGGTGCACCCTGGGTGAGGTACTGGTTACACCACGAGTTCTTGCTGATGCAGCTGCAAAAGCGCGCAGTACATGCGGATATGGGCAGTTCGGTGGTGTCGTCTTTTTCTAAAATGTCCAAGTCCTGTGGGCAGTTTTTGACGCTTTCTTCGCTGCAGGAGCGTGGCTTTCAGCCAGCTGATTTTCGCTTCTTTTTGTTGAGTGGACAGTATCGCACGCAACTTGCTTTTTCTTGGGATGCGCTAAAAACGGCGCGTGCCGCCCGACGGAGTTTTGTGCGGCGAGTGGCGCGTGTAGTGGACGCTGCTCGAGCAACTACAGGCAGCGTGCGCGGCACTAGTGCAGAGTGTGCCGCAGAAAGGGTGTGTGAATCGCGCGCATCAGAATCTGAGCTGCTCTTAACTGACTTTCGTGCTGCGTTGGAGGATGACTTTTCTACGCCACGTGCTCTGAGCGCCTTACAAAAATTGGTGCGTGATACCTCGGTGCCGCCATCGCTGTGTGTTTCGGCACTCCAGGTGGCGGATACAGTGCTAGGGTTAGGCATAATACAGGAAGCGACCGCATCGCTATCTGCGCAGGTTCCTGCTGGCGATACGTTGCCGCAGCGTCCTTTACCGAGTGAGGAGTGGATTGGACAGTTGGTGCGTGCGCGTGCACATGCACGCCAAACGCGTGATTTTCCCCGTGCAGATGAGATCCGTCGGCAGTTGAAGGCTGAAGGGATTGAACTTGAAGACACCCATCTTGGGACTATTTGGAAGCGCGTGTAACATTTTGGGAGATACATTGTTGCATGAGCAGGAGCTTTTAAGAGCACAGGATGATGCAGATTTTAAGCTCATGTACGAGCAGCTTGTGCCAGTGCTCTACCGCGTAGCGTACAACGTGGTGCGCGAGGAGGACATCGCTGAGGGGCTCTGCCATGATGCCTTCATTGCAATGACAGAAAAGAGGATGGAGTTTCCGTCTCTGTCGGACGCAAAGTATTGGTTGATCCGCGTGGTGAAAAATGCCTCGTTAAATTACGCTAAGCGTCGTGTACGTGAGCGTCATTCTTGTGAGCAAGCGTCGCGCGAGCATGTGTGCGAGCCGGATACCGGTGAGCTTCGCTTGTTAAGAATAGAGACGATTGAGCAGGTGCGCGCGGCCTTAGATCGACTGCCCGAGCACCTCCGTGTGGTTTTGCAGTTGCGCGAGTATGGGGACTTAAACTACAAGGAGATCGGACGTATCCTGGGCATCAGCGAGGGGAATGTAAAGGTGAGGGTGTTCAGAGCGCGCGAACGATTAGCGAAGTATTTAGGAGAGACGGATGCGTACCTGTCCTGATTGTGCTGCTTGGTGTGCTTATGTGGACGGAGAAGGTTCGCAACTGCAACGCCGTGAGATGTGCGCGCATCTGCAGGGTTGCACACACTGTGCCACGTGTGTGGCGCACTATCGCGCCATGCGGAGTCTTGTCAAGCATGCTGATCGCGTTTCTTCCCGTGATTTTACAATGGCTTTTCCATATTTGCGCGTGCGTCACCGTGTCGCTTCCTGTATGCCGAGGCCGTGGTGGCAGGCACGTTCCTCTCCTCTTTCTGCTGCAGGACCGGTCCGTGCTGCGGCACTCGCTGTGGCGGTCGCATCTTTATGTGTATGCACCCTGTTGCTTACTCATATTGTTGAAAGGCGTCCTGTATCCCGTGCGGGTGAGGCGAGTTTTACCCCCATTGTACCTATGCGTGTTCGCGCCCCTGTTGGGTACGCGCGCGGTGTGAAAGTGTTTGGTCCTGCCGTTAGTGCGAATTCCAACGTGCTGCGCAAACCAGCTGCGGTGTTCACCGTCTGTGCGTTTGCGCAGTTGTATGGCTCAGATCCTGCGTATGAAATGGAAACAGTGCCGGTGAGGCTATCGGTTATTCCTGTGCCTTCCTATGTGCTCAATGCTTCAAAAGCGCAGTTCTTTTCCCCATAATCCAGGCAAATGTGTAGTAAAAATAATGCGCCCGCGCGGACGTGTTTCCTGTTCTTTTCAAACCGTTCTGATCGTTGGGTGTTCCTGTCTGCAAACTTGATTGACCTGCTTGTCAGGTAGCCATAAGGAGAATGTCTATGACCTTCGTTGAATCAATGCAGCGGCGTGCTGTGCTTGCGCAAAAACGACTCGTGCTTCCTGAGGCCTGCGAGCAGCGTACGCTCGAAGCCGCCCGTTTGATTGTGTTCAGAAACATAGCCGCAAAAGTTTTTCTTGTCGGATGCGAGCGTGATATCAAAAACACCGCAGACAGGTGCGGTATCGACCTTACCGACATGGTCGTCATCGATCCGAGCGTTAGCAAGCACAGAGATCAGTTCGCAGAACGTTATTTTCAGAAGCGAAAACACAAAGGAATAAGTCTTGCCCAGGCTGCAGAGGATATGCGCGATCCTCTGCGTTTCGCTGCTATGATGCTTGACCAAGGTCACGCAGATGCCATGGTTGCCGGTGCAGAAAACACTACCGCGCGCGTTCTTCGTGCAGGCCTCACCATCATCGGAACCCTTCCGAGTGTTAAAACTGCCTCTTCCTGCTTCGTTATGGATACTAATAACCCCCGTCTGGGAGGAACACGTGGTCTATTTATTTTTTCAGACTGTGCAGTGATCCCCACTCCCACCGCAGAACAGTTGGCTGATATCGCCTGCTCTGCTGCAGAAAGCTGCCGCACCTTCATTGGAGAGGAACCGACTGTCGCACT
Proteins encoded in this region:
- a CDS encoding RNA polymerase sigma factor, coding for MYEQLVPVLYRVAYNVVREEDIAEGLCHDAFIAMTEKRMEFPSLSDAKYWLIRVVKNASLNYAKRRVRERHSCEQASREHVCEPDTGELRLLRIETIEQVRAALDRLPEHLRVVLQLREYGDLNYKEIGRILGISEGNVKVRVFRARERLAKYLGETDAYLS
- the pta gene encoding phosphate acetyltransferase; this translates as MTFVESMQRRAVLAQKRLVLPEACEQRTLEAARLIVFRNIAAKVFLVGCERDIKNTADRCGIDLTDMVVIDPSVSKHRDQFAERYFQKRKHKGISLAQAAEDMRDPLRFAAMMLDQGHADAMVAGAENTTARVLRAGLTIIGTLPSVKTASSCFVMDTNNPRLGGTRGLFIFSDCAVIPTPTAEQLADIACSAAESCRTFIGEEPTVALLSYSTKGSGGDSDENILRVREAVRILHERRVDFTFDGELQLDAALVPKITEKKAPHSPITGKVNTLVFPDLSSGNIGYKLVQRLSDADAYGPFLQGFAKPLSDLSRGCSVEDIVAACAVTLVQSNGR
- a CDS encoding cysteine--tRNA ligase gives rise to the protein MALRVYNTLTRQQEHFQPWEHGHVRLYGCGPTVYNYPHLGNLRAYVFQDTVRRTLHFLGYRVTYVMNITDVGHLESDADSGEDKLVRSAQAHGHSVLQVAAHYRAAFFRDTALLGIEEPSIVCNASDCIQDMIAFIEQLLARGHAYCAGGNVYFDVRSFPSYESFGSAAVEDVQEGEDAARARVAHDTHKRDARDFVLWFTRSKFVRHALTWDSPWGRGYPGWHIGCSAMSMKFLGPRCDIHIGGVDHIRVHHRNERAQCEAITGAPWVRYWLHHEFLLMQLQKRAVHADMGSSVVSSFSKMSKSCGQFLTLSSLQERGFQPADFRFFLLSGQYRTQLAFSWDALKTARAARRSFVRRVARVVDAARATTGSVRGTSAECAAERVCESRASESELLLTDFRAALEDDFSTPRALSALQKLVRDTSVPPSLCVSALQVADTVLGLGIIQEATASLSAQVPAGDTLPQRPLPSEEWIGQLVRARAHARQTRDFPRADEIRRQLKAEGIELEDTHLGTIWKRV
- a CDS encoding anti-sigma factor family protein, which gives rise to MDGEGSQLQRREMCAHLQGCTHCATCVAHYRAMRSLVKHADRVSSRDFTMAFPYLRVRHRVASCMPRPWWQARSSPLSAAGPVRAAALAVAVASLCVCTLLLTHIVERRPVSRAGEASFTPIVPMRVRAPVGYARGVKVFGPAVSANSNVLRKPAAVFTVCAFAQLYGSDPAYEMETVPVRLSVIPVPSYVLNASKAQFFSP